TCTACAGGATTCACGCTATCTTCATCCTTTCTGAACCCTTCACTTTCCTCCTTCTTATTATCTTGTGCATTCTGTTGACTGGGACTTGGATTCTTCCGTGGTTTCCTTggatatttcttcttctttttgtcaCGTTTACTCAACTGTTCTTGCCAATACGCATGATCATTCAGTTCCATTACTGGCGTCATCAGCCATGCGGTAGACAAAAACTGAAGTATAGTCTCATTTGGCTGgaatttttgcttttgtcttttctgCAAAGCTAACCGATTCTcctttttccaaatttccttttctttgaacttATCTAACGAcaaaatattcaacttttcaGTCTCCTTAGCAATTCTTAGTCTCTCGGCTTGCGTCAAAATATACTTAGATTCTTGTTCCTTGTGTTTTCTTATCCTTTCTTGTATGACTTTCCTCTTCACTTCAGCTTTAGATAGTTTCTCATAAACTTTCATCGTATTTTCCATTACAGATGATCTTTTAGAGGTCCTTCTCGTATTTAATAGTAATGTCTCTGCATTCAATTGTTCATGGTTATGGTGTGATTTTCGTGTGGCTTGCTCCTTTACAGGCTCAGCTTTAGgcttttgctttttgacTATTACGGGTCCCTTCTgtaatttcttgtttctttttttccttgacaGTAACTCTTGTCTTCGTATTTCCCTTTCCTCTgcatcatcgtcatcttcgttGTTGTTAGAATCTTCAGATTCACTACTGCTGAACATCAAGTCATCCGCCACATGATCACTTGAAGTCTTGGGGGTTTCTTTTGTTATGCTCTGCGcctcatcctcttcttctccttcgTCCTCATCGCCGGCATCTTTCTCCATTATTTCAAAGTCCTCGTCATTATCGTCTTCTTGGAACAGCAGTCCAatttcgtcttcttcattatcatcgTTTTTAAAGGAGGACAACTGTCTTTTGGTCGATTCTATATCCCTCAGTTCTTGCTCCAGTAATTTCTGTAGTTTATTACCGGCATTAGACCTTCTTGAACGTGTTTGTATGATAAACTCGGTATCAGGCCCTACGTCATTATCACTACTTTCGTCGCTCATTTTACCTTGTGAACTCGTTTGAACTTAACTTCTGTATGTATTCATTAGTCTATATAGTAtgtttctattttttcaatttactGTTTTTCCATTTATGCATTttaagtaaagaaaaaaaacaccaGAACTTAAAGGTGTGTAAATGGCCTATGAGCAGAGAagatataaagaaaaggtgaACTCAGGAAAAGCTTGAATatgcaaattttttttcactggGCGCTTTCTAAAGCTTTATTTTTGTCTGCAGTATCAAGGTTTGgctcttcatcaatgaaagTTGGTGGCGCGTTAGCGCCTAGTAAATAATTGGGCATATCATTACCGAATGGGTTTTCAGTCGCTTGCAACGTAAGATCATCTTGTGCGAGAGCGTCCAGTTCTGCATCTAACTCCGCATCACTGATGTCGTCAAGTTCGCCGCTGTTGTTATTCATTGCCAGAACTTCTTGCAGTTCATCACCTTGTTCTATCAGATCCAACATTTCATCCTGCATGTCCTGTAACTTGTCTATGTTTATCTTGCCGTACTGAGCTTTCATGGCGTTATTAGTTTGCTTTAGCGCGTTTATTGTGATCATTGTGTTTTGTAAGTTATCGTTGGTTAACTGAGCTTGTGTCATGGACCAAGACTGAGAGTCCAACGAATCCCTCATATTTTCCAACTGTTTACGTttatttaaaattttcagagCTTGTTTTCTCAATGAAGGCTGCTTATTGTTTGATCTTTGTAAAGTTTTCTGAATATTTTGCAGTTGGAAGTTTAATTGGGCAATTTGAGTATCTAGCTGGGATATCCTGTTTGACAACGATTGCTGCGCCTGATTCATGGATTGGTTGGACTCTTGCAAGAGTTGATCGTggctttttttatttccatATCCGAATATTCTGTTCATGATGTCTTAAAAGGTTTTTGGTGTGGTTGCGGTAACGATGGCTTACTCCTATTACTTTCTTATTGTCATTGTTTTTCTAAGTGAGTTTTTCTTGCTTAAAAACCCACAGTTCTCTGTATGGCTGAAGGAGAGGGGAAGGAGGGGAGTGAGAAAAGTCAGAAATTAAAAGATATATACAAAGTTACAAGTagaagtatatatatatatgtgctCGTGGCGTGCGTATGTGTCTGCGGGTAGAAAGAAACTCTGCGACttacttcttcaaatattgAGCCAAGTCCTCGATAGAAATCAAGGGAATCCCGTGTTTCTTGCCGAATTCTTGACAGTCCGCTAATCTCATCATGGTGCCCTGTTCGTCGTCATTGACCAATTCACCAATAACAGCGACGGGGCTCAGCCCGCTCAATCTACACAAGTCCACACCGGCTTCAGTGTGGCCTCTCCTCTGGAGGACACCGTCGTCAGCGGCTCTCAGGGGACAGATGTGGCCTGGTTTCAAGAATGATTTTGGCGTAGAGGACGAGTCGGCAAGCGCCCTACAAGTCTCCGACCTATCATGAGCGGAGATCCCTGTGGTGGTGCCCTCGGCGACGTCCACGGTTATCGTGTACGCAGTCCCGTGTCTGTCGTCGTCATTGGATTCGAACTTCATGCCCGTTCTCAGTAATGGCAGGTCCAACTTATCAGCAATGGCATTGCTCATGGGGGCACAGACGTAGCCTGAAGAATGGCGAACAAGAAAGGCCATTTGCTCGGTGCTGACGTTCTCAGCAGCGCAGATAAGATCGCCTTCGTTTTCACGACCGGCATCATCCATCACAATAACGAACTTGTTCTGCTTGAAGTGCTCTATAACTTGGTCAATTGGCGtaaacattttctttaacactttttttttcgcttttTGGCCCTTTGGTTGGTTGTGAGAGAGATGTTCAACCGACGCTCGCTTATAtcatgatgaaaatttcacaATAGCATGTATTAATAATagcctttctttttcaactctCGCTCTGAGAATTTACTACCTCGCCGTCCGTCGGAAAAGGCGTTAGGAGATAACCGCCGCCGTGTAAAGAGACGTTTCGGGATCGAACACCCATCCCACGACAACGTGACGTCCATCTGCACACCACACTTGGCACCGTAGGGCGCGACTATCCtcttcgtcgtcgtcgAGCCAGCGCGCACGAAGTATAGGCGCCCCCAACGCCAGCGGCGCGTTAATAATGGCTTTCCCCGCTCGCGCGTCCCACAGCCGCACGGTCCAGTCCGTCGAACACGACAATAGCAGCACTAGCCGCTGAGCTCCATCTTGGTAGAACTCCA
This is a stretch of genomic DNA from Saccharomyces kudriavzevii IFO 1802 strain IFO1802 genome assembly, chromosome: 4. It encodes these proteins:
- the VPS60 gene encoding Vps60p (similar to Saccharomyces cerevisiae VPS60 (YDR486C); ancestral locus Anc_3.98); its protein translation is MNRIFGYGNKKSHDQLLQESNQSMNQAQQSLSNRISQLDTQIAQLNFQLQNIQKTLQRSNNKQPSLRKQALKILNKRKQLENMRDSLDSQSWSMTQAQLTNDNLQNTMITINALKQTNNAMKAQYGKINIDKLQDMQDEMLDLIEQGDELQEVLAMNNNSGELDDISDAELDAELDALAQDDLTLQATENPFGNDMPNYLLGANAPPTFIDEEPNLDTADKNKALESAQ
- the RIB3 gene encoding 3,4-dihydroxy-2-butanone-4-phosphate synthase RIB3 (similar to Saccharomyces cerevisiae RIB3 (YDR487C); ancestral locus Anc_3.96); translated protein: MFTPIDQVIEHFKQNKFVIVMDDAGRENEGDLICAAENVSTEQMAFLVRHSSGYVCAPMSNAIADKLDLPLLRTGMKFESNDDDRHGTAYTITVDVAEGTTTGISAHDRSETCRALADSSSTPKSFLKPGHICPLRAADDGVLQRRGHTEAGVDLCRLSGLSPVAVIGELVNDDEQGTMMRLADCQEFGKKHGIPLISIEDLAQYLKK